The Phragmites australis chromosome 13, lpPhrAust1.1, whole genome shotgun sequence DNA window AAGCACTGATACTATGTCTTGATGGGATACTAGTTTccattggaattatttttgcacAGAACACTTCTATCTAATAGAGAGGAGACAGGGAAAGAATAATTCGAAAAGCTTGCCTTATTTGAACATCAAACAGATGTGGAACCTAGTAATGACTTTGTACGGAAACATGCTAATCTCTGTCTTCTTTTAAGAGAACAGTTGCATGCCAATCTATGTTATTAAGCAGCGACTGGTGATGGACAACATGTTACGACCATCTTTCCTTCTACACTATTGTACAGTTTAGTGTAGCTTGGCTAGAAAGATTTGACGAGATAGTTTTATGTCTCGGACAGCAACAATGTGGAATTGTAGTTGGTTTCAGTAGCGAGAGACATGAATCTTTCTCGACCTATTCTGCTATTAATTGCGTCCCAATCCTTACAAAAAGACGCTTAAATGATTATCACAAATGCTGTTGCCGCAGGATAACGTCCGAAACCAACTGATCCAGTTTGAGCTGCTCCTGACCACCGCTACATTTGTGGTGGCCATCTTCGGAGTTGTCTCAGGAGTTTTTGGCATGAACTTTGTGGTCCCTTTGTTCTCGGCGCCACACGCGTTCGAGTGGACCCTCGCCATAACAGGTGTATGCGGCGTCGTCATATTCTGCTGCTTCCTGTGGTACTTCAAGAAGAGAAGGTTTTTCCCCTTGTAGATGGAGCTCAGGCCAGATGTTTTTTCTGTTGTCCTTCCCTTCCAGTTGTCGATTGCTCTGTGCAGAAAGCGGCAGTGGGAATTGGTGAGCTCAGGCCAGGTGTTTTTCTGTTATCTTCTCCTTCCAGTTGTCGATTGCTCTGTGCAGAAAGCAGCATTGGAAATCAGTTACGGCAATTGTACATATTTCTGTTTTTAGTACACACATTTGTTATGTGAAAAGTACACACATATTTCTCCCTTTTTCTAGCGCATACATATTTCTAGATTGCACCATGATGAATCTGAGTTGGTTGTAGTTGCACACGTGAAGTTACTTGGCAAGAAGGTGCTGGTCGTGTAGCTTCTCGCGTCTGCTCTCCGCTGTACACCTTTGCTATTGTTAGGTATACGTGACACTGTTCCACCGAAAGAGAAAAAGGTGTTACAGATTAGTGTGGTCCTCTCAAGAAAGTAGTTGCATTGCGTGTGTTACATCTCTGATGAGTGCCACAAGAAGCGCATCGCCTTGCCTTTCAGTGTTACCCAGCTCGTCTTCACGTGGTCAGGGATGGCAATGCCGATGCGGGTCGTCGTGACTCGTGACTCGTGAGCTGCACCTGCTTGTCCAGCAACGGAAAAATGTCTTGAACCTGCTCTCGCTTCCTGTCGCTTAATGAATACACGGGACCGACATACAGCACATTTCCACCAATGCGTTTTGTCAGGGTCCTCAGGGACCAACATGGTGGTAGTTGTTGTTGTGGCGATCGctgaatttattttattttttctgagaAAGCGATTGCTGAATGCTGATAGTGATAGCTATCTCTGTTCTGATATTTGCCTACACGTGGAAAACTTATGTGGGATTAGGTCCAACAGACAGACCACAAGCAGACAACTTCTGTTTTATACATGGGCCCTATGGACTTGGGTGGGCTGGTAACCTGGTACACCGAGGTCTCCAGCTCCGCCTACGGGGTCCAGACACAGAGGAGGTGCCCATCCTTGGTGCAGGAACACCGGGTGCACCAACCAAGCCTTCCTGGCTGATCCACCGGGTCAAACTAGACGGTAAAAACTACAGTCTCCCAAGTGGTCCATTCGCTGTTCGGAACCTAGCCCGGACAGTAGCAAGGTCATTATTGAAGCGGTGAAACCTTGATACTGTACTAATCTTAATGTGAAAAAAAACGCTTGGTAATTGAAGCACAAGCAAGCGCCTGAAGGCCTGAAGCAAGCCCCTGAAGGCCTGAACAGAACAGTCCTAATCGACGGATTAAAACTTTACCgtaattttgatgaaattttacaGATTTCAAGAATTTTAGAGGAGAATAAAAAtcctaattttggattttttcccCCGCCGATATGTAAAACTCACAGAACACaggataaaaaatgaaaaaagttaacATAATTTTGATCTTTTTACAGAtgaataaaaatgataaaataaaattgaaatcccaGCACTCGTCCCCCCGGATCTCGTTTCCCCTCTCTGTCTTTTCACAGTTCAAACCAACAGCACGCGAGCACGACGCCTGACGGCAGAAGCTACCTCGCGAAGCCAAATCTACTGCCGGACACCACATCGGGCACCctccacccacccacccaccaaTACCAGCGGCAGTAAATTccgagctgctgctgctgcgggcTCGGCTCCCCCTCGCTCCCCACCCGTCTCCGCCTAGGGTTTCGTCTAGGCTCGCGCCCCGCCCCGCGTCGCCATTGCCGTGGCTCCTGAGGAGGAAGGTTCCGCCGCGAGGAGGGGGCTGTGTTCCTCGCCCCGGTACTAATTTCTGCGAGGTTTCGTGATTCGCCCTTTCGTTTGAGCATGGTTGTTTTTGGCCTCCCTGGGGTTTGGATCGGGCACTCTGAGCTGGTCGTCCGAATGCTGGGGAGGTCGGGCGACGATTGCTAGGGTTTTGCGTGTGGATTTTGCGGGGAGAGCCGGGGGTTGCTTGAAGTGCGGGAGCTGCCTGCGATCCGGCGCTTGCGTCGCCCCGAATTCGGTGCTTCCGCAGCAATGCCTCGTCGATTTGGTCGCGCTCTCTGAGGTTCTGAAGGACGAGGGGTTCTCGGGAGGTTTGTGATTGTGCAAAGTCGGTGGTTCGAGTGCAATGTCCGGGGCTAGCGCGAGGGGGCGGCTGTTGTCGCCGGCGTCCGGCGGTGGAGACTCCGAGCCGCGGTCCGCGGGGAGCAGGACTCGCTCGGTGTCGGCCACTCGGGGACGGAAGCCCTCGCCGAGGCCTGGGAGGGATGTACccgcggcggcagcagcggagAAGAAGCCAGTTGCCGTGCCCACATTGCTCCCCTCTCTCAGCGCGCCCGCGGGGATGCGTCGGCAGGAGCTGCTGCTACGCTCGGGGCTGTCTCTCGACGCGTCGTGCTCGTCGGATGCGTCGACGGACTCCTTCTGCAGCCGAGCGTCGACGGGGCGGATTGGGAGGCCGGCGTTTGGGGCTAGGAAGAAGAAGACTGTTTCTCAGACAGATTATAAGGCTGTTTCCATGCTGGAGAGGGAGGGTGGATTTGCTTCTCCGACTGATGCTGCTGGTCTGAAGAGGAGGTGCGCGTGGGTCACAGCAAATACTGGTGCGTGCTTCGGTTTCCACTTCCATTTTTCTAGCATTTGCTTTAATAATAACCTGCGATGGGTCTAGCACAATTATTCGTAGTTCTGTAGTTGTCATTTTGTTGTACAAAAGGAAGTTAAATAATTGGTCTAGAGTGCACATCAATAGGGTTATTTCTTAGTGAGTTGGAAATGCTAAATCCAGAGTGCTAAAACGCACAAACTAAGGCCGAGTAGTTTGAACTGTATTAATTGTTTGTGGTTGATGCATTTTTGTGTTCAGTTCTGTCCTACGATCTATATACTTAGATTCCAAAATCAAAATGATACAAAATGATGTCTCTGTGTGGTTATGTTGCAATCTCTAGGCTATTTCACCCTGAAACTGAAATGGTTTGTTAGCTACTTACTCATCAGGAGGCAGGGTTTTGTTATGTGTGCACTTACTTATCAGAAGACGGAGGATTGGGTCACATAATTTAGTCATTAGATTAGTGTTCTACAGTCTTatttattcagaaaaaatatctcaaatatatacaaaatgGTTGTTTCCCAATTGTAAACATGTTGAAGTTGAAATAGACAGGTCTGGATTTCTTTATCAGGGTGGCTCCAACAATGTAGTTCATTGCTAAGTACTTGTTGTCAACTTAATTTGTCATTTATCCATCCCTCAAAACCGATAGTTCAAAGTGAAATCGAATGAGCTTGCTAAATTTGGAGATATGACGTTTATATGTTTGAATGCATACGAGACTCCCGCGCTCATTGCAGGACCATTGCTGGTCTCACTATTTATCATCTGTTCATCTTAATTGCCAGAGCAATAGAAGTTCAATTTTTGAATCTCGTATTATCTTCTATGCGccgaatattttttttatcgtaATCACTTACAAGTGCAGATCCCTGTTACGCTGCATTTCATGATGAAGAGTGGGGAGTTCCAGTTCATGATGACAAGTATGCTGATATGGTCTCTTTTTTTCCTCATACAAGCATAAAATATCCAATTTTCAAATGCTTCGCTTTAATTTCAGGAAGTTGTTTGAGTTGCTGGTGCTCTCAGGTGCATTAGCTGAACTAACATGGCCAGCAATTCTGAACAAAAGACCTATATTCAGGTATCTCTTTGCATTTTTCTGATGTGCCTGAACCTTACGAATGGCATTTGGCAATCCTAGTAACATCTTCAAGTATGCCTCACAGGGAAGTTTTCATGGATTTTGACCCTGTATTGGTCTCAAAATTAAGTGAGAAGAAGATTATTGCTCCTGGAAGTCCTAGCAGCTCCTTGTTATCTGAACAGAAACTGCGGGGTGTTATTGAAAATGCACGCCAAATACTCAAGGTCAGCCCTTCACACTCTTAAATCATTTGTTGGCATGATGTCTAGACGCTGTTTCGCGTTAAAGAATGACAAAGTGGAATAAATCTTGAAGAACAATCACACATGTCTTGAGTCTGAAGGTTTTGTAGATCCTTCTCAAAACAATACCATCTTTTTCTATGTTTTAGTTACTCTTCATTTTCCAGCACGTTTTTGATAAAGTGCTGCATATGCGTTTTAGCCGAAGTCATCCTTAAATAATATGTTTTCTTGTCTGAACTAAGCTTATGGTTATCATTACAGGTTATAGAGGAGTTTGGATCATTTGATAAATATTGCTGGAGCTTCGTGAACCACAAACCTATATCGAGCAGATTCAGGTATCCTCGTCAAGTGCCTGTCAAAACATCTAAATCAGATGCCATAAGCAAAGATTTGGTTCGAAGGGGTTTCCGCAGTGTTGGCCCAACAGTGGTGTACACATTTATGCAAGTCTCTGGCATGACCAACGACCACCTTATCTCCTGTTACCGGTTTGCTGAGTGTGCAGCTGCCGCTACTGGTGCTAAACTTACTGATGAGAGCGAAGCAAATTCAAGTGGCAGCAAGCATGCAACGGAACAGATGAATGGGACGAATGGACTGGCTGCTGATATAGAACTCTCTAGATCCATAGATGAGCTCAATATTTCATAGCGATTAGTAGGGATGCTGGAGTGGGGATGGTAGCATGCGTATTTTGTGTGCTGTAGAGTAGTTGTGATTCGACGTTGTTTTCTATAGTTTACCACTCGTTGATGTAGGGACTTTGATGTAGGGTAGAGCAATCTTCAGTCTTCAGCATGTCAAGACCATTGAACGACAACATGTAATGATGTATATTCTTTGTGATGGGAATGCACCTGATTTCCCAAGTTTTTAGTTGAGTTGGCATGTCGGTCTCACACTGGGAATTGTCGTTACTTGACCTGTGTCGCGCGAACAAGAATTACCTTATGTTTTTTGTTCTATAGTTAACTTCTGCCTGTACGTGTAAGAGCAGTCTGGCTGCTACGCTGGAATGTTGTGGTAAAACAGCATCCAGAGCACGGAATTGTGCATACAACAGTTTGGTAAGCAACAGTGATTCGAGGTAGTACACGCATGGTATGAGTCCCCTGCTTCCTGCTCTGGCCCATGGAGAGGTCAAATCGACGTCTCATGCACTAAGTAGTAGATTTCTTAACATCGACAACGATAGTCTCCTGAGTCCTGTCATAATGGTCATCTTCTTCGTCAGAGTCACCTCTCTCACGAAATCGTTGATTTTCTCCGTCTGAATGAAACTGTTGAGTGAATAATACATACTTACTGTTTAAAAGtagtatacatattttttttagaaaaatcaaattttatatactttaactaacatttaatcaaattataaaaatgtCTAGTgactaaatttaaaatttaaaatgatttcacactatataggttttgtcgctataaataatatattttataagaaaatcttaatcaaaatttaattttaaaaactaagaaaaaaacAGTATCATTTCTGAATAGATAGAGTATTTGGTTAAAGCCTTGCCTAGGAAATGTTGAAAATGCTTAATACGTTGCAGATGTTGTGACAAAATGGAATGTATTCGAAGAAACAGTAGTTGAAGCCACAAGCTCAGAATATATCTGCCCTGCCCTCTAGGAAAGCTACGTCGCCTCGGCGCATTAACTTGTAAGGCAACGCTGCTCCCTCCACCACTGCCATCTTACTCTCTCAATCTCAGCTTCGAGCTCTCCTTGAACCGTCTTGCCATGTCCACCTCCCCGCCGTCGGGAGCTTTCTCCAGTAACGCCGTAGTGACCGAGACAAACACGAGGGAGTTTGGGCACGAGCGAGCAACTGACTCGGCGGCGACGCCGGTTTCACAGGCTCGGCCCGCGAAGAGCATATAGCACGTTGGAAAGAAGACTGACCCGCGGAGGTAGCTAAGCCCGTGGGCCGGCGCGCAACGGCCTACGACTAGGAGCAGTCACTCGGCCGGTTACGTGGGTGGGCCGGCCGTAGGCATCCATCCTGCCCCTGCACTTCGGGTGTGGACACGgggagcttttttatttttatatttcgaaaaccaaaaaattgtaaaattaggTGTCTGTTTGAAAAAATGTAAACAgtagaattttttaataaacttTTTCAAACAGAcgtttatttttgcaattttttattttcggaatatataaaaaattcaggACACGTGTTTAGGCGTCACGCTGCGTGATCCGTCCCCATCCGCGCCGAGGAGCGTGCGCGCGCACTCGTGTTTGGTTTTTTGGGTTCGTGGGCGCGCCGTGGGCCGTGGCTGTAGTTGCCGACAGCCCGTGCTGCTCGCTGATTAAGGCTTATCCATCCCTTCAATAATCGCAACATTAACGGGAGTTGCAACCATCTTAAAGCACAGAGTAGTTAATGGTTCGATTAAACCCTTTGATTATTCGATGCTCTTGCCCGTCCATGAACTTGATGACAACTTTGCCAGTGCCACGGAATCTGTAAATTACATTAGATTGGCTAGTTCTCAGGTGACTGAGATCTTGCAAATATCTAGTCACCTAATTTTGAATAGGATTTCACAAGATTTTAGGTTAAAGTTAGGGATTTgagattggggggggggggggtatttacCTTATATTGGGGTGAAGGTTAGTAGGGGAGTCACACATAGTTGTAGTTAGTAAGGTGACGGTAGACGTTGACAGCTCCAGTGGCAGGAGCCGTTGGAGACGGAGGAGGGTGGGATGGGGTGGTAGAGTTGAAAAAGAACGGTCCCGCTGAGAACAAGAGTGAGGGGCAAGTTGAAGAGGGAGAGCATCTCCGACGAGCCTCGCTGTCAACGCTGACGGGTGGCATTGGTGTGGCGGCCCGACATTCCACTTCTAAGATAGAACGTCGTGTCTATGGTCATTACATTGGTAAGATTGCTTACCGAAGTATTGATACATCACTTAAGGTCAAAAGTCACTATCGCTTATGGCCACTTTAAAGATGAaggaattttttaaataatattattttattgagaaattacaaaaatattatataaaatcagatatttgtataaataggtACTTATCGGTACGCGAAGTACCGACTCCATGTGCTGACAGTCTATGTGGCAATGGGCCCTGTGTCCTCTCGGCATACGGAGTGTCGACAGATGATTGGCCTGGTGTCAGGTAGGCGCCACGTAGGTATTCAGCAGACCACAACAGTCTGTTAGCACTACATGTGCCAATAGGCTGACACGAAAGGTATGTCGACACAAGGAATGTCAACATGCCCATTATATATTCTCGGccactgattttttttccagtACTATTCATCTTCTTTGTTCGAgcgagagagcgagagagagagagaggcgtgcGGTGGCAGGGCAAGCAGAGTGACAGTAAGCAGCGCGGCTCCAACGCGGcagtgagaattttttttaagcgtagaaaatagataaaacaCTAGAGTAGGGAAATTATAGTAGGAAAATAGACCTAGAAATAGTTAGAATTTAGATTAGGATATTAGAGACTTAGAAATTTTAGATTAGAGCAGGGAAATTTAGAAAAGAGTAGAAAAATTAGATAATTTAGGATAAGAAAATATAGGATAGAGTAGAAAATTTAGAATAGTTAGAAAATTTAGTCTACATGGAATTTATAATAGAGTAGGAAACTATAGAATGGAGTAAGAAAATTAGGAAAGTTCAAAAATTTAggatagaaaatttagaatagagtagaaaaattagaatAATAGGGTATACCTAGTTTGGAAACTTGCAATACTTAGAAAATAATAGAGTAGAAAATTTTCTTATAGTTAGAAAATTTAAATTAGAATAGTTTGAAGTAGTTCAGAAatgtagaaaaaatattaaattttgAATTGTTAGATAATTTAGAGTTTGTTAACTATTTTTGAACTACATATATGTCGGTATTAGAAGAAAATTAGGTAGTTTAATAGTTACATTCTTTAGGTAGTTTGGAAATAGTTAGAATTTAGAAATTTAGAATTATTTGAAGTCaaattgtttttaattttttggtaAGTAGAATAGGCAATTTTATATTATTGGAGACATACATGTAGTAGAAAAATATCTGTGTATGCatgatatgaaaaaaaaatgtagaaaTGTTTTGATTAGATAATATTTGGCAGGATTGAATTTAGAATGATACGTCAATGTGCATTGTTGAACAATTAGAGTTCTATTGTTGTATAGTAACAATTACATTTGATGGATATAAATGTTGAGGTAAAAGATTATATAGTGAAGTAAATTTGAAAGGATGATTAGAAATATTTGAACTGACGGAGTATAGTATGGTTGTTGAATCAGGGATGTCGACCGTAGTGGGGTTCAAGGTTTTTTACAACTCGAAATATGTCATGCATTGTGACAGTGTGATGTATTTGAGTAACTTTTAGTATGTGGACACATGACTGAATAGTCTTGGAGAGATAAGGCTGACCGAAGTGTTTGGACGGCTCTATAATCTGCTGCAAGTTAGTCCAGCATAACAATAGTTGACGGTCAAGGTTTCGATTCCTAGGCGTCGTGAAACCGGGTGGCAATGTGAGCTTTGGgagctaaaaaaattgaaggAATGACAACAATGTGACACTGGGATTGACACGAAGTTTTCCCATTGCATCATTGTAGAAGCAAGTGATGTTGGTTCGACAAAAGCAGGCCATAGTACCGCATAAGTTGTTGGTGAAAATGTTGTCGATGAGGAGACTATGGTTCTGCTAGTTCCCATGAGGACTAGTGCACCGGCTGATGCAGAGACGACAAGAGAAGATTGTAACGACGACAAAGATTTTGGGGCCGGTATAGTTGTTGATCAAGGGGAGCGGGACAAGGCACTTGTTGACCAGATGGAGGCAGATGATGACGAGTTTCACACATTTGTGAACTCAGTTGCTGGAACGAAATGGGGCATGAAAAGTGGTATTCCTGAGGAATGCACGAATTTTGCAATGGAGAATTTGGCAGTCAACGATGGACACGAGTCTAAAGGGAGTATGATTCCATTGTGTTGAGCAAAGAGcatatgtttcatgacaaggttcATCTGCAGTTTGTAGTGAAGAGATGATGTTTCTCAGAGAAGAGGGAGTTCAAGGTGGTTATTTCCATTCCTCGTACATACGCAGTGAAGCGtttagctgaaggttgcacttggCGAGTGCATGGCTTCTTGCTGAGGTGTGAGACTGTACGGGTAGCGTCCATTGTTGAGCTGGGTACTTACAATTTAAGCCGACCTCTTCCCGCACACAGAAACATAATTGCTTATTTTACGGCTAAGGAGATGTACctagagattgtgaagaagattAGTATGTTCCCGTTTGAAATTATGCATTCTATTGACAATAGATTTGGG harbors:
- the LOC133888111 gene encoding uncharacterized protein LOC133888111, whose amino-acid sequence is MSGASARGRLLSPASGGGDSEPRSAGSRTRSVSATRGRKPSPRPGRDVPAAAAAEKKPVAVPTLLPSLSAPAGMRRQELLLRSGLSLDASCSSDASTDSFCSRASTGRIGRPAFGARKKKTVSQTDYKAVSMLEREGGFASPTDAAGLKRRCAWVTANTDPCYAAFHDEEWGVPVHDDKKLFELLVLSGALAELTWPAILNKRPIFREVFMDFDPVLVSKLSEKKIIAPGSPSSSLLSEQKLRGVIENARQILKVIEEFGSFDKYCWSFVNHKPISSRFRYPRQVPVKTSKSDAISKDLVRRGFRSVGPTVVYTFMQVSGMTNDHLISCYRFAECAAAATGAKLTDESEANSSGSKHATEQMNGTNGLAADIELSRSIDELNIS